The Tindallia californiensis genomic sequence AATCTATATGGGAATGTCAATGGAAGGCGTCGAACTCTATGTACCGGTGGAATCCCTGGAAAAAGCCAGAGAACTGATTCGTGTCCAGGAAACGGGAGAACCGCTGGAAGAACCCCAATCAGATGAAGAACTGGTTCAGGCCGAAGAGGATCAAGAGAAAAAGCGCAGAAGGAGAAGCTGGATTATTCTGCTGCTGGTTTTTCCGGGAATCCTGTGGTTATTGATTCATCACCTGGGGAACTTATTGCGTATATTGTTTCAATAAAACAATAGGACATTTTGTGTTTATATCCTGAGAAAGTCTTTCCAGGCAGGAACATCCCGCAGTCCCTGGGCATAACCTAATTGGCAGCTCTTTTTTAATTTGTGATAGTCTTTTTCCATATTGGATACCGGCATAACATCCGGGTACACCAAAAAGGCTTTGCCTTCCAGCTCCAGTTCCTGAAGCTCCTCCAGTGTCCGGTTGTACTGAAGATGTCGTTGGAGCATGGCTTCAGCCACCTGCGGGTATTTGCGGTAAAAAGTTTTCACAAATCCTTTGTATTTCACCGGGGCTTTTCGGTAGCCTTTAGGCCGGGTCAGGATGACAAAAAACCGCTCATAACCGTCCTGCTTGGCAATATCCAGAGCGATGCCGCCGTTGATACCGCCATCAACATATTCAGAGCCATTCACTACGGCAGGAGGCATAACGATGGGCATGGAAGAGGAAGCTCGCACAATCCGCATTAGATCCAGCGGAGCTTGAATGTCCTTCCTGGAAAAATACTTCATTTGGCCGGTTTCCATATGGAAAGCACCGATGCGCAAACTGGCAGGATTGCTGGAAAACGCTTCAAAGTCAAAAGGAAGGGTTCCCGTTGAATGAGGCGTCTCTTCGTAGATGTATTTTGCCCGAAAATAGCCTTCTCCCGATAAAAATGACTTCCATCCGCCAAAAAGAGGATCCTTGACAATGTCTACAAAAGATCGTTTGGCCCGGTCCGTGTCCCGGGACAGGTAATTGACGCTGCAGCTGGCGCCGGCGGAAATGCCGGCCACATAATCAAAATACAGCTGATGTTCAAGCAAATGGGATAAAAGTCCGGCAGAATAGCTGGCTCGCATTCCACCGCCTTCAAAAATGAGGGCGGTGTTTTTGATATTATTTTTAAGAAGATTATTCTGATTGGGCATGGGATCTACTCCTTATTAGCGGGACAAGGGGACGTTTCTCCTGTCCTTACTCCTGTGGTGACAGATAAAGGGCGGCATTCTGGTAGGTGATAGGCTCACCAACTAAAAAATGCCCCGGTTCCAGATTGTGCCGGTAATGCGACATGGTAAAATGAAGGTGCGGGCCGGTGGAAAAACCAGTGGTCCCGACAGTCCCGATAATCTCGCCCCGTTCGACCACTTTGTTTTCAACAGTCTTGAGCTCATCCAGATGAAAATAAACACTAAATAGCCCTTGGCCGTGGTCAATGACCACGGTTTTTCCCTGTGTTATTAAATCCATGGCCAGCACCACTCTCCCTCGGTTCGTGGCTGCCACTGGAGTGCCTGTGGGCGCAGCGATGTCCAAACCTGAATGACGATAGGAGGTGGGGGCATTGTTCACATATCGGGTTTCGCCAAACTCTGTGGTAAGTCTTCCCTTAACGGGAATGATAAAGGATTTTGAATAATAACGCTCCGGATTGCTGCGATCCCGGGAAGGGGTAAAATACTTGGCTGTCATGGCTGCCGCTTCTTCATTCCGGGTAGCAGCGGCAACTCCGGCATCAATGGTCAGGTACTGGATATGAAAATACCGGGGATGCAGGGTTAAGGTAGTTTCTTGCAAAGGTTCACCTTCCAAACCATAGGACAGCACGTATTCTCCGGGGCTGGTTCCGTAGTGAGTGGGGATATAGGCTGCAACTCCGTCTTCCAGAGGATAGAAGTGCACCTGATCTGTCAGTGAGTGTTGAAAAACCGGATTAGCACCATCCGGAAGATGGCGGGCGTGAAACACCAGCATTTCTCCTTGTAGTGCATGGGGACCAGGCACTTGGAAGTCTGGGGGCAAATTCATTTCCAGAGAAAAGGCAGAGGTGATGGAGCCACGGTAGGGCTGTTCTTCATCTGTCCAGGAAAACTCCAGTTGGTAGTCGTGACGTCCGTTGTAAGGAAAGACTGGCAGGGTTGAGCTTTCCAAAGGATCATTGTAACGCATATCACCGGAAGGATCGGTTACTTGTAACCATATCTCATCAGGAGGGGGATCAAGGTTCAACCTCAGGATGTAATTGGAACTATCCACTGGAAGAACAGAATCATGGGAAATATCCCTGAATTGAGAAGACTTTGTCCAGCTACCGTCTAGGCGCTGGAACTCCCACGAGTCATGAGTTGCAGGAGGATGAAAAATTTCGTCTGGTCCCTGAATCTGAATCGCTGGCGGCGTTGCATGATCATATAATGCTTCGAAAGCTGGATGGATATAGAAAAAAACAGGATGGCGGGAAAGAGAAGGCTGTCGGCTTGAGCGCTGGACAAACAGACCCTGATCCATGGATGCAGTGATTTCATACTGGCGATTGGGAAGCCAGCGGGTATGCAGTGTCATTGTAAAGGAAGCAAAAGAATTAGACGATTCTCCATCAGGGGTTTCTGGTGAAGGTTCTCCCGAAAGCCCCTGCAATAATGCTGTTGCATCATCATGATCCAAAGAATGGTAACTGGTTGTTCCGGATTCCTGGTGGACTACCGTCATTCCTGAGACCAAACTTGCCGGAACAGGAAAAACGAATGAAGCCAAAAGAATCATCATGATGATTAAGAAAAGAGTGATCCAACGATAACGAACAGCGAGAGTATGCTTCATTATTATTCTCCTCACATGACCCAACAATTCAACGCTTATAATTATAATGCTATTCTATCCGTAAAATACATTCATGGCAAGAAAGTGAAGGACATTTTCGTATATCATAAAAGGGTGAATAGAATGAATAGTCGTAAGCCTGCTTAAATGATACAATGAAAAAAGTGCATGTTATACCAAACTACGCTGATGCGTAAGGAGATGAGCAGATGAAGAAAGAAAACCTGGATTTAGTAACAGAGCTGCGCCATGAACTTCACCAGCATCCAGAACCTTCACATGAAGAAGTGTGGACAAAAAAGCGGCTAATTGAGTTTTTAAAGACGCATACAAGTCTGGAGATTGTAGATCGTGGAAAGTGGTTTTATGCAGGTTATAGGGCGGGAGACGGAAAGCGGAACATCGCTTTCAGGGCAGATTTTGACGCCATTCGTTTGCAGGAGAAGTCGGATTTGCCGTATGTTTCTCAAAACCCAGGGGTTTCTCACAAATGTGGTCATGACGGTCACTCTGCCAGTTTAGTTGGATTTGCTCTGGAAGTAGATCAGAATGGTGCTGAGCATAATGTGTTTTTCCTGTTTCAGCATGCTGAAGAGACGGGTGATGGTGCAGCTGAGGCAGTTGGATTCATAAAAGAGAACCAGATCGATGAGATTTATTCTTTTCATAACATGAGTGGATGGCCGGAAAAAACAGTGGTGGTTAAGGACGACACACTTATGTTTGCTTCCCGGGGAATGGTAATCCATATGGAAGGCACTCCCACCCACGCCAGCCAACCGGAGTATGGAAAAAACCCCGCTCAGGCTATTGCACAAGTTATTTCTTCTATTCCGGAATACACTAAGCCGGAAGACCATAAGGGATTGGTCCTTTGCACCATCATTCAAGTTGATGTTGGAGAACGGGCTTTTGGCGTGGCGGCCAGCAAAGGAGACTTGCTCCTTACGATCCGCGCTGAGTTTGAGGAAGAGTTGGACAAACTGCAGGAGAACCTGGAAAACCTGGCAAAGGCTAAAGGCCATGAAGATGGGATCGATGTAAGTTTTGAATACCATGATGTATTTCCTGTAACATCAAATCACAAGGAAAGTACCGATAAAATCCGGCAGGTATGCCGTGAAAAAGGATTCCCATTGATGGAGATGAACGAGGGCGTGCGGGGATCTGAAGACTTTGGTCACTACTTGAAAGAGACCAAAGGGGCCATGTGCTACATTGGTAATGGTGAAAAACATCCGCAAATACACACCGATGAATATGATTTTCCCGACAGCATCATCGAAACAGCGGTGGAGCTGTTCAAAGGATTGGTGGAACGGGGATAAACTTTAAGGAATCCATAGTCAATTGCCTCTAAAGAGCAGCAAATTTATCCATAATAGAAAGTATTATCAAAGCGACTGACGGTTGATCTTAACCGCCAGTCGTTTTTTTAGAAAATTATTTTAAAATGCTATTGCATCTCTCGACATATGTGATATATTTATAATATAAAGATATGTAAACATATCATAAAGTTATATTATAAACACATTTAGGGAGGTATTTGTAATGAAAAAGAACAAGTTAAGGTATTTAGGTTTTCTGGGATTGCTTGGATTGCTGGGGATCCCCACAGGTAATTATGGGTTCTTTGGATTCTTTGGCGCTTTTGCCTTCTTTGCCTGGGGTGAGATCAAAAACGATGAGATGTTCAAAATAAACGTTGCCAAAGCAGGGCTGAATGCTTTTATCGTTTCTTTGGTGGGGTTAGCATTGGCCATCGCAGCTGTATCCATCCTGCAAACACTGGCGGCAGCAGCCCTGTTTATTGCGGCCATCTTTTTTATACAACTAATGACCTTTATTATATCGTTTTATGAGTATGAAAGAAGAGGTGACCTTTAGAATGCAGATTGTAATAAGGTCCAGAATCAAAGAACTGAGAGCGAGGTATGACCTGACACAGGAACAATTGGCCAACATGGTGGATGTTCGCCGAGAGACCATTGGCCATATTGAGAAGAACAAGTATAATCCTTCTCTGACACTTGCCTATAAGATTTCCAGAGCTCTAAACAGCACCATCGAAGAAGTGTTTATTTTTGAAGAATAAGGACAAACATAATAAAAAAATGATGCTTTTAGGACTTGACACAGAAGATGTTGACATCAAAACAGTACGAAGACTGTTTTTTTATTATTGCATGAGCAGGAACTAGGAAAAGAGCATATTGAATCAGTCATTAACCTGTTGGTTGAAGGGTTGGCGGACAAATGGGGGAAATGAATATGATTATCGACGCTCATGCTCATGCCTGCGGCGAGTATTATGACCATGACAGCATTATCCGTGTATTGGATGAAAATATGACAGATCGAGTGGTGTTATGTCCTGGGGAGATTAACAGTAGGAAGAGCTATGGATTGCCCATGATCTCAGAGAGGTTTCCGCAGAAGGATATCATGTTTGCTGTTAACCGAATCATCGGTTTTGTGACGAAAATGACCGGTGCAGCCAAACACATTGACGAGCAGAACGCCTATGTTTATGAGCTTTCCCAAATGTCTTCTGGCAGAATCATCCAATCCTATTGGATCAATCCCCTTGACCGGAATTGTCTGTCAAAGCTTGAAGAGACCATAAGGCTTATGGCTTTAAGCTGATCAAAGGTGAAAATATGTACCAGCTTTTATTCCCGGACGAAGCGATGAACAAAGCTGAACTGTGAATACCCGGGACGGATGTTATAAAACGTCTAAACTGTCATCTGAGGTGCATCGATGGCAAGTAATTATCGAGTCGGCGGAAGCGGCCGAGATTAGAGAATAACTGTAAAGAATGCTTTGTGGGAGGGCTGGTTGAATGAGGAGAAATATGTTAATCGGAACTGCTTTGGTGCTTGTGATAGCAGTCATATCCGTATCAATTCAGTATCGGAAAGAAATGAACCAAGCCTATCAACGGGTGGCGGATGGCAGCAATGTCCTGATCACAGAAAATGGCGAAATCGAGTACGGCATGGAAGGAGAGGGAACCCCGGTACTTTTGATTCATGGCGCAGGCGGCGGTTACGACCAGGGTCTTCTCATGGGGCAGGCTTTTCTGGACGATGGCTATCAGTTCATTGCTGTTTCCAGATTTGGCTATTTAGGATCTCCCTTGCTGGAAGAAGCGACAGTGGAAAAGCAAGCGAAGCTTTATGCCGATCTCTTGAACTATCTGGATCTCGAAGAAGTGATCATCCTGGGCGTTTCTGCCGGAGGTCCCTCCGCCATCCAGTTTGCCCATGATTATCCTGAAAGAAGCAATGCACTGATTTTGGTATCGGCAGTTTCCATGTATATGGGCGATGACATTCCCCTGAGTACAAAAGTTGTCAACACCATTCAGAAATATGATTTTGCGTATTGGCTGGTGCTGAAAACATTTCGCACTCAATTTTTAGGGTTCATCGGCATTCCCAAGGAAACATACAACGCGCTCAGCCCAGGTGAGAAACAATTTGCCGATCAAATGCTGGAGCACATGCATCCCATGAGCCCAAGGCGTCCGGGGAATATTCACGAAGCCAACATCAAACCCTTATCCGGAGAAGCCATGAACCGTGTAGAGGTTCCCACAATCATCGTTCATGCCAAAGATGACACCCTGGTAGACCATGAACATGCAGTGTTTTATCATCAGCATCTGGCCAACTCCCAGCTGATCTCTTTTGATCACGGCGGTCATGGTCTGGCATCGGAACTGTCGGTAATTCGAAATCAGTTGAACGAATTACTCGAGACGGTGGCATCCTGCAATGAAAGCGAGGATATCCCCACTGTAAAGAACGGAACTTATGTGATGGAACACGGAGCATCAGAAGAGGGAATATCTCCTCAGGTTACCATATCTGATGACCTCATTTCATTCAGCTATGATTTGTTAAGCAGTTATTTTCCTGTGGGCACCTATGAAATCGAAAAACAACACCTAACGATGATGACGGATGACAAATTGTATAGATATACATTTCAGATAGATGGCGATACACTCATTTTTTTGGCGGATGAGTCGTCAACGATAAAATTGACGAATGATAAAATTGGTATAGCGGTGGCAGACCAAGCAAAGTTTAAGCGGCAGGAACATTAGGAGAAATGCAAGTATATACGATAAAGGAGATCAGGCTAATGGCAAAGATATTTTATTTTTCCGGAACAGGCAATTCATACCAAGTTGCAAAAAAACTTGGCATGAAAATAGACGATTGTGAATTAATTAAAATGACACATGACATAAAGAAGGAAGTCTATAAAGATGATATGATTGGCATTGTATTTCCTGTTTACTACTTTGGGCTTCCAAAAGTAGTGGATAAATTTTTGATTAACTTTGAGTCTCAAAGTAGTGGTTATTTGTTTGTCATTGCTACACGGGGCATACCTTTTGCGGGAGGCGTGCGAAAACAGTTGATGAATATTTTCAGTAACAAAATATCATATTTTCAATACATAACTATGGGAGATAACTTTAACATTGATTTCTGGAACAGCTCCTCAAATAAAGTTAAAGAGTCAAGAAATAGCCAGTGTGATGATACGATCCAGAAAATAGCCGTGTCAATAAATAAGAGAGTCCATAAGAAGAAATATACTTTAATCGATTTTATGGGGTTCATCACAAGGCGTTTTCCCAGGTATGGATATGAAACATATATAAATAAGGTATATGGCAGTGATGAATGTTTTAATGTAAACACTGAAATATGTACAGGTTGCAATAAATGTGTTACATCCTGCCCAGTAGACAATATTAGATTCGATAAACAAGTGAAATGGATGCACAAGGATTGTCAGCTTTGTCTTGCTTGCTATCATTGTTGTCCAACCAATGCGATACAGTACACGAATGGTCACTTAACCACTATAGGGAAAAGTCAGTATTGGAATTACTTCTAATTAATTTGTGTTGGAGGTACGCGGGGAAACGTTCCGCTGTCTTGATCGCATTAAATGAAATTTTAATATAGTTTGCTTATTTAACCCTAACCTTTGTCAGGTCACATCATCGTCCGGCCGCGTTTCAATAAACCTGAAAGTTCTTAGCAACTAAATCTCCGGCATATTACCGGATCTTTCCGATCTCTACGGCTTGATGTTGCAATTGAGAGCCATCGGAATAATGCTTATTTCCCTTCGGGTGGAAAGAGAGTCATGGAATTACAATGAAACTTCGAAAAAAAAAGAGTGGATGAAATGAAAAAAAGAAAGTACTGTTTTTGGCGCCGGTGTGTTGGGAAGTCTTTACGCCGCCAGGTTACAGGAGGCGGGTAACGAAGTGACCTTGGTGGCTCGGGGTTTCAGGCTGGAGGATCTGAAGAAACACGGTGTCGTGCTGAACGGTTTGACACTGGAGAACGCTCTGTCACAAAAGTAACGGTGGTGGACAAGGTGCCCCCGGAGGAGTATTTTGACCTATGCGTGGTCCTGGTGCCACTGCTTCAGCGGGTCTTAAAGATCAAAATTGCCGACATCGGTATGGCCCTTCATCTGAAAAATGCCCGGGAGGAAATGGATCAGTTGACAAAAGAGTTCATGGTGCTGGTGGAACAAGCCGGCATAGAGACCTCTGTACTGGATGTGCTGCGAGGCTAATGGAAAACCAATTTGTCTTGCAATCTCACGGGCATTTGCCCGGACATTATATTGACATTTTTGATAAAATATTGACAAATTATAGAACTGGTGCTTATAGTTGCATAGAGAAGTGCATAGGGAGCAATAAAAGGCTTTGAGGGGCGGACGATTTGTACTTCCCTCAGGAGAATACAAGGAGTGAGTCTGGAACTTGGTAAATTTCATGTCAAAACAAAAATCCGTTGTACAGAACGCCCCGGCGACTATGGTTTTTATCGCCATCAACATCATCATTTTCATTGCCTTAAACACCATCCCCGGCCTTAGTGAACAGCTGCTGCTTAATCCTGAGCTGTACATGATCCAACAGAGGCCCTGGACACTGGTGACCGT encodes the following:
- a CDS encoding putative signal transducing protein, with translation MEKEALLTVVSNEIEAGMVESLLAPENIPVLRKQRGAGQYMEIYMGMSMEGVELYVPVESLEKARELIRVQETGEPLEEPQSDEELVQAEEDQEKKRRRRSWIILLLVFPGILWLLIHHLGNLLRILFQ
- a CDS encoding patatin-like phospholipase family protein, which produces MPNQNNLLKNNIKNTALIFEGGGMRASYSAGLLSHLLEHQLYFDYVAGISAGASCSVNYLSRDTDRAKRSFVDIVKDPLFGGWKSFLSGEGYFRAKYIYEETPHSTGTLPFDFEAFSSNPASLRIGAFHMETGQMKYFSRKDIQAPLDLMRIVRASSSMPIVMPPAVVNGSEYVDGGINGGIALDIAKQDGYERFFVILTRPKGYRKAPVKYKGFVKTFYRKYPQVAEAMLQRHLQYNRTLEELQELELEGKAFLVYPDVMPVSNMEKDYHKLKKSCQLGYAQGLRDVPAWKDFLRI
- a CDS encoding M23 family metallopeptidase, giving the protein MKHTLAVRYRWITLFLIIMMILLASFVFPVPASLVSGMTVVHQESGTTSYHSLDHDDATALLQGLSGEPSPETPDGESSNSFASFTMTLHTRWLPNRQYEITASMDQGLFVQRSSRQPSLSRHPVFFYIHPAFEALYDHATPPAIQIQGPDEIFHPPATHDSWEFQRLDGSWTKSSQFRDISHDSVLPVDSSNYILRLNLDPPPDEIWLQVTDPSGDMRYNDPLESSTLPVFPYNGRHDYQLEFSWTDEEQPYRGSITSAFSLEMNLPPDFQVPGPHALQGEMLVFHARHLPDGANPVFQHSLTDQVHFYPLEDGVAAYIPTHYGTSPGEYVLSYGLEGEPLQETTLTLHPRYFHIQYLTIDAGVAAATRNEEAAAMTAKYFTPSRDRSNPERYYSKSFIIPVKGRLTTEFGETRYVNNAPTSYRHSGLDIAAPTGTPVAATNRGRVVLAMDLITQGKTVVIDHGQGLFSVYFHLDELKTVENKVVERGEIIGTVGTTGFSTGPHLHFTMSHYRHNLEPGHFLVGEPITYQNAALYLSPQE
- a CDS encoding M20 metallopeptidase family protein produces the protein MKKENLDLVTELRHELHQHPEPSHEEVWTKKRLIEFLKTHTSLEIVDRGKWFYAGYRAGDGKRNIAFRADFDAIRLQEKSDLPYVSQNPGVSHKCGHDGHSASLVGFALEVDQNGAEHNVFFLFQHAEETGDGAAEAVGFIKENQIDEIYSFHNMSGWPEKTVVVKDDTLMFASRGMVIHMEGTPTHASQPEYGKNPAQAIAQVISSIPEYTKPEDHKGLVLCTIIQVDVGERAFGVAASKGDLLLTIRAEFEEELDKLQENLENLAKAKGHEDGIDVSFEYHDVFPVTSNHKESTDKIRQVCREKGFPLMEMNEGVRGSEDFGHYLKETKGAMCYIGNGEKHPQIHTDEYDFPDSIIETAVELFKGLVERG
- a CDS encoding DUF3796 domain-containing protein produces the protein MKKNKLRYLGFLGLLGLLGIPTGNYGFFGFFGAFAFFAWGEIKNDEMFKINVAKAGLNAFIVSLVGLALAIAAVSILQTLAAAALFIAAIFFIQLMTFIISFYEYERRGDL
- a CDS encoding helix-turn-helix transcriptional regulator, with the protein product MQIVIRSRIKELRARYDLTQEQLANMVDVRRETIGHIEKNKYNPSLTLAYKISRALNSTIEEVFIFEE
- a CDS encoding alpha/beta fold hydrolase; protein product: MRRNMLIGTALVLVIAVISVSIQYRKEMNQAYQRVADGSNVLITENGEIEYGMEGEGTPVLLIHGAGGGYDQGLLMGQAFLDDGYQFIAVSRFGYLGSPLLEEATVEKQAKLYADLLNYLDLEEVIILGVSAGGPSAIQFAHDYPERSNALILVSAVSMYMGDDIPLSTKVVNTIQKYDFAYWLVLKTFRTQFLGFIGIPKETYNALSPGEKQFADQMLEHMHPMSPRRPGNIHEANIKPLSGEAMNRVEVPTIIVHAKDDTLVDHEHAVFYHQHLANSQLISFDHGGHGLASELSVIRNQLNELLETVASCNESEDIPTVKNGTYVMEHGASEEGISPQVTISDDLISFSYDLLSSYFPVGTYEIEKQHLTMMTDDKLYRYTFQIDGDTLIFLADESSTIKLTNDKIGIAVADQAKFKRQEH
- a CDS encoding EFR1 family ferrodoxin (N-terminal region resembles flavodoxins. C-terminal ferrodoxin region binds two 4Fe-4S clusters.), which codes for MAKIFYFSGTGNSYQVAKKLGMKIDDCELIKMTHDIKKEVYKDDMIGIVFPVYYFGLPKVVDKFLINFESQSSGYLFVIATRGIPFAGGVRKQLMNIFSNKISYFQYITMGDNFNIDFWNSSSNKVKESRNSQCDDTIQKIAVSINKRVHKKKYTLIDFMGFITRRFPRYGYETYINKVYGSDECFNVNTEICTGCNKCVTSCPVDNIRFDKQVKWMHKDCQLCLACYHCCPTNAIQYTNGHLTTIGKSQYWNYF